One genomic segment of Kocuria rhizophila DC2201 includes these proteins:
- a CDS encoding gluconeogenesis factor YvcK family protein, translating to MSSFPTTGALPRLPLSSRRDVDPYHSLDPRARDGLTDADSVVALGGGHGLSASLSALRLLAPALTAVVTVADDGGSSGRLRDDLGVLPPGDLRMALAALCDDSQWGRTWSDVMQHRFSVKAHPDEGLDNHALGNLLIVTLWELLGDPVEGLRWAGALLGARGQVLPMSCVPLVIEGDVSPGSSPTVACPPESVTRTVTGQSRLAKEADVCNVRLSPSQAPACPEALTAIEEAAWVVLGPGSWHTSVLPHLLLPQLRDAICASPAKRLVTLNLSRDSETLSMGSGDQLRVLKRYAPELRLDVVLADPSAAESPKDVEAAAAQLGAVVHWDSLRDKDGSSVHNPFKLAAAYQQIMNAEP from the coding sequence ATGAGCTCATTCCCCACCACCGGCGCGCTGCCTCGGCTGCCGCTGAGCAGCCGGCGCGACGTCGACCCGTACCACTCCCTGGACCCCCGCGCCCGCGACGGCCTCACCGACGCGGACTCGGTGGTCGCCCTGGGCGGCGGCCACGGCCTCTCCGCGAGCCTGTCCGCCCTGCGCCTGCTGGCGCCGGCACTGACCGCGGTGGTCACGGTCGCCGACGACGGCGGCTCGTCCGGGCGGCTGCGCGACGACCTCGGCGTGCTGCCCCCCGGCGACCTGCGGATGGCCCTGGCCGCGCTGTGCGACGACTCCCAGTGGGGGCGCACGTGGAGCGACGTGATGCAGCACCGCTTCAGCGTGAAGGCCCACCCGGACGAGGGGCTCGACAACCACGCCCTGGGCAACCTGCTGATCGTCACGCTGTGGGAGCTGCTGGGTGATCCCGTCGAGGGCCTGCGGTGGGCCGGGGCGCTGCTCGGGGCCCGCGGCCAGGTGCTGCCCATGAGCTGCGTGCCGCTCGTGATCGAGGGGGACGTCTCCCCGGGCAGCAGCCCCACGGTCGCGTGCCCGCCCGAGTCCGTGACCCGCACCGTCACGGGGCAGTCCCGCCTGGCCAAGGAGGCGGACGTGTGCAATGTGCGCCTCTCGCCGTCCCAGGCCCCGGCCTGCCCGGAGGCCCTCACGGCCATCGAGGAGGCCGCGTGGGTGGTGCTGGGCCCGGGGTCCTGGCACACCTCGGTGCTGCCGCACCTGCTGCTGCCCCAGCTGCGGGACGCCATCTGCGCCTCGCCCGCCAAGCGGCTGGTCACGCTGAACCTCTCGCGGGACTCGGAGACCCTGAGCATGGGCTCGGGGGACCAGCTGCGGGTGCTCAAGCGCTACGCCCCGGAGCTGCGCCTCGACGTAGTGCTCGCGGACCCGTCCGCCGCGGAGTCCCCCAAGGACGTCGAGGCGGCGGCCGCCCAGCTCGGCGCCGTGGTGCACTGGGACTCGCTGCGGGACAAGGACGGCAGCTCCGTGCACAACCCCTTCAAACTGGCCGCGGCCTACCAGCAGATCATGAACGCGGAGCCCTGA
- the whiA gene encoding DNA-binding protein WhiA, with product MALTASVKEELAHLQVRKSAVRAAELSALLRFAGGLHIVAGRIVVEAELDTESVARRAVRTVGEVFGHECELGVMSGGGLRREPTWVVRVARDGEALARRTGLLDAHGRPVRGLPPTVVNGSVDESAAVIRGAFLAHGSLTEPGRAAAMEFTCPGPEAALALVGSARRLDVLAKARQVRGVDRVVVRDGDTIAALLTRLGAHRALLQWEDRRMRKEVRATANRLANFDDANLRRSAQAAVTAGAKVERALDILGDEAPEHLRAAGRLRVANKQASLDELGRLSDPPLTKDAIAGRIRRLLAMADRRAEELGIATTTEFAAQAGGAQARAH from the coding sequence ATGGCATTGACCGCCTCGGTCAAGGAAGAACTCGCCCACCTGCAGGTCCGCAAGTCCGCGGTGCGCGCGGCGGAGCTGTCCGCGCTGCTGCGCTTCGCGGGGGGACTGCACATCGTGGCGGGGCGGATCGTGGTGGAGGCGGAGCTCGACACCGAGTCCGTGGCGCGCCGCGCGGTGCGCACCGTGGGGGAGGTCTTCGGCCACGAGTGCGAACTCGGCGTGATGAGCGGTGGCGGGCTGCGTCGCGAGCCCACGTGGGTGGTGCGCGTCGCCCGTGACGGTGAGGCCCTCGCGCGGCGCACCGGTCTGCTGGACGCGCACGGGCGCCCCGTGCGGGGACTGCCGCCCACCGTGGTCAACGGCAGCGTGGACGAGTCGGCCGCGGTGATCCGCGGGGCGTTCCTGGCCCACGGCTCCCTCACCGAGCCCGGCCGTGCCGCGGCCATGGAGTTCACGTGCCCCGGCCCGGAGGCCGCCCTCGCGCTCGTGGGCTCCGCCCGCCGCCTCGACGTGCTGGCCAAGGCCCGCCAGGTGCGCGGCGTGGACCGGGTGGTGGTGCGCGACGGCGACACGATCGCCGCGCTGCTGACCCGGCTGGGCGCACACCGGGCGCTGCTGCAGTGGGAGGACCGGCGCATGCGCAAGGAGGTCCGCGCCACTGCCAACCGGCTCGCCAACTTCGACGACGCGAACCTGCGCCGCTCCGCCCAGGCGGCCGTGACGGCCGGCGCCAAGGTGGAGCGCGCCCTCGACATCCTGGGCGACGAGGCCCCCGAGCACCTGCGGGCCGCGGGCCGGCTGCGCGTGGCCAACAAGCAGGCGAGCCTCGACGAGCTCGGGCGGCTGTCCGATCCGCCGCTGACCAAGGACGCGATCGCCGGGCGGATCCGGCGGCTGCTGGCCATGGCCGACCGCCGGGCCGAGGAGCTGGGGATCGCCACCACCACCGAGTTCGCGGCCCAGGCCGGAGGGGCGCAGGCGCGGGCCCACTAG
- the gap gene encoding type I glyceraldehyde-3-phosphate dehydrogenase → MTVKVAINGFGRIGRCFARALYTHHGHDIELVAVNDLTAPETLKHLFEFDSVMGRLGSEVSLDGDVMSVDGHQVKFFAEADPSKLPWGELGVDIVVESTGKFTTGPKMQAHLDAGAKKVVLSAPGKEVEGTFVYGVNHESYDPATMNLVSAASCTTNCLAPLAKVINDEFGIERGLMTTIHAYTGDQRLHDAPHKDLRRARAAALSMIPTTTGAAAAVGLVLPELKGKLDGFAVRVPVPTGSLVDLTVDVREDVTVESVNAAVKKAAEGDFKGIIEYSEEALVSKDIEGYDVSTVFDAPLTKVIDNQVKVIAWYDNEWGYTIRLVDFVSYVADKL, encoded by the coding sequence GTGACAGTCAAGGTTGCCATCAACGGATTCGGACGCATCGGTCGTTGCTTCGCACGGGCCCTGTACACCCACCACGGCCACGACATCGAGCTGGTGGCCGTCAACGACCTCACCGCTCCCGAGACCCTCAAGCACCTGTTCGAGTTCGACTCCGTGATGGGCCGTCTGGGCTCCGAGGTGAGCCTCGACGGGGACGTCATGTCCGTGGACGGCCACCAGGTGAAGTTCTTCGCCGAGGCGGACCCCTCCAAGCTGCCGTGGGGCGAGCTGGGCGTGGACATCGTGGTCGAGTCCACCGGCAAGTTCACCACCGGCCCCAAGATGCAGGCCCACCTGGACGCCGGCGCCAAGAAGGTCGTGCTCTCCGCCCCGGGCAAGGAGGTGGAGGGCACCTTCGTGTACGGCGTGAACCACGAGTCCTACGACCCCGCCACCATGAACCTGGTGTCCGCGGCCTCCTGCACCACCAACTGCCTGGCCCCGCTGGCCAAGGTGATCAACGACGAGTTCGGCATCGAGCGCGGCCTGATGACCACCATCCACGCCTACACCGGTGACCAGCGCCTGCACGACGCCCCGCACAAGGACCTGCGTCGCGCCCGCGCCGCGGCCCTGAGCATGATCCCCACCACCACCGGCGCCGCCGCGGCCGTGGGTCTGGTGCTCCCCGAGCTGAAGGGCAAGCTGGACGGCTTCGCCGTGCGCGTGCCGGTTCCCACGGGCTCCCTCGTGGACCTCACCGTGGACGTGCGCGAGGACGTCACCGTCGAGTCCGTCAACGCCGCCGTGAAGAAGGCCGCCGAGGGCGACTTCAAGGGCATCATCGAGTACTCCGAGGAGGCGCTGGTCTCCAAGGACATCGAGGGCTACGACGTCTCCACCGTGTTCGACGCGCCGCTGACCAAGGTGATCGACAACCAGGTCAAGGTCATCGCGTGGTACGACAACGAGTGGGGCTACACCATCCGGCTCGTGGACTTCGTGTCCTACGTAGCCGATAAGCTCTGA
- a CDS encoding phosphoglycerate kinase: MAKSLDDLIAEGVAGRRVLVRSDLNVPLDGSTVTDDGRVRASLPVLEKLARAGARVIVMAHLGRPKGTVDPKYSIKPAADRLAELSEAPVVVATDVVGEDARAKADALQDGQVLVLENVRYDPRETSKDDAEREAFARELAALTGEDGAYVDDAFGAVHRKHASVYDIAHVLPGYLGDLVKTEVDVLNKVITDPERPFVVVMGGSKVSDKLAVIENLIGKADQLLIGGGMVFTFLAAQGHAVGSSLLEQDQIETVKGYLDRAQSAGTEIVLPVDVVYASRFAEDAEHEVRPVDDIEGGTIGDSGLGLDIGPESAKIFADAISRARTVFWNGPVGVFEMAAFAGGTKAVAEALATSDAMSVIGGGDSASAVRNLGYQDSQFGHISTGGGASLEFIEGKELPGVVALGA; the protein is encoded by the coding sequence ATGGCCAAGTCACTGGACGATCTCATTGCGGAGGGCGTCGCGGGACGCCGCGTGCTCGTGCGCTCGGACCTCAACGTGCCGCTGGACGGCTCCACCGTGACCGACGACGGTCGCGTGCGGGCCTCGCTGCCGGTGCTCGAGAAGCTCGCCCGCGCCGGAGCGCGCGTCATTGTCATGGCCCACCTCGGCCGCCCCAAGGGAACCGTGGACCCCAAGTACTCCATCAAGCCTGCCGCCGACCGGCTGGCGGAGCTCTCCGAGGCGCCCGTGGTCGTGGCCACCGACGTCGTGGGCGAGGACGCCCGGGCCAAGGCCGATGCACTGCAGGACGGGCAGGTCCTCGTGCTCGAGAACGTGCGCTACGACCCGCGCGAGACCTCCAAGGACGACGCCGAGCGGGAGGCCTTCGCGCGCGAGCTCGCCGCCCTCACGGGGGAGGACGGCGCGTACGTGGACGACGCCTTCGGCGCCGTGCACCGCAAGCACGCCTCGGTGTACGACATCGCCCACGTGCTGCCCGGCTACCTGGGGGATCTCGTGAAGACCGAGGTGGACGTGCTCAACAAGGTCATCACCGACCCCGAGCGCCCGTTCGTGGTGGTCATGGGCGGGTCCAAGGTCTCCGACAAGCTGGCCGTGATCGAGAACCTCATCGGCAAGGCGGACCAGCTGCTGATCGGCGGCGGGATGGTCTTCACCTTCCTCGCGGCCCAGGGCCACGCCGTGGGCTCGTCGCTGCTGGAGCAGGACCAGATCGAGACGGTCAAGGGCTACCTGGACCGCGCCCAGAGCGCCGGCACCGAGATCGTGCTGCCGGTCGACGTCGTCTACGCCTCCCGGTTCGCGGAGGACGCCGAGCACGAGGTGCGCCCCGTGGACGACATCGAGGGCGGGACGATCGGCGACTCCGGGCTGGGTCTGGACATCGGCCCCGAGTCCGCGAAGATCTTCGCCGACGCCATCTCCCGGGCGCGCACGGTGTTCTGGAACGGTCCGGTGGGCGTGTTCGAGATGGCGGCGTTCGCCGGCGGCACCAAGGCCGTCGCGGAGGCCCTCGCCACCTCGGACGCCATGAGCGTGATCGGCGGCGGCGACTCCGCCTCCGCGGTGCGCAACCTGGGGTACCAGGACTCCCAGTTCGGCCACATCTCCACCGGTGGCGGAGCGTCCCTCGAGTTCATCGAGGGCAAGGAGCTGCCCGGCGTCGTCGCGCTGGGCGCCTGA
- the tpiA gene encoding triose-phosphate isomerase, with product MTTQTNGAFDRTPLIAGNWKMNMDHTQGIALLQKLAWALKDAKHDFSRVEVAVFPPFTDLRSVQSLVEGDGLSIRYGAQDLSDQDSGAYTGDVSGQFLAKLGCTYALVGHSERRAIHDETDEVCRDKIRAALRHGLTPVLCVGEGLDERQAGRHVEYTLNQLRGSLAELSEGELQGLVVAYEPVWAIGTGEVAGPEDAQEMCHAIRDELTSLYSGDFAAATRILYGGSVKSSNVASILSGADVDGALVGGASLDAEEFAKIARFEQHLVTG from the coding sequence ATGACCACCCAGACCAACGGTGCGTTCGACCGCACGCCCCTGATCGCGGGCAACTGGAAGATGAACATGGACCACACGCAGGGCATCGCCCTGCTGCAGAAGCTCGCGTGGGCCCTCAAGGACGCCAAGCATGACTTCTCCCGCGTGGAGGTGGCCGTGTTCCCGCCGTTCACGGACCTGCGCTCGGTGCAGTCGCTCGTGGAGGGGGACGGTCTGTCCATCCGCTACGGCGCGCAGGACCTCTCGGACCAGGACTCCGGCGCGTACACCGGTGACGTCTCCGGCCAGTTCCTGGCCAAGCTGGGGTGCACCTACGCGCTCGTGGGGCACTCGGAGCGGCGCGCCATCCACGACGAGACGGACGAAGTGTGCCGCGACAAGATCCGTGCGGCGCTGCGTCACGGCCTCACGCCCGTGCTGTGCGTGGGCGAGGGCCTGGACGAGCGCCAGGCCGGGCGCCACGTGGAGTACACCCTGAACCAGCTGCGGGGAAGCCTCGCGGAGCTCTCCGAGGGCGAGCTGCAGGGTCTCGTGGTGGCCTACGAGCCCGTGTGGGCCATCGGCACCGGGGAGGTGGCCGGGCCGGAGGACGCCCAGGAGATGTGCCACGCCATCCGTGACGAGCTCACCTCGCTGTACAGCGGGGACTTCGCGGCCGCCACGCGCATCCTGTACGGCGGCTCGGTGAAGTCCTCCAACGTGGCATCCATCCTCTCGGGCGCGGACGTGGACGGCGCCCTGGTGGGCGGGGCCAGCCTCGACGCCGAGGAGTTCGCCAAGATCGCCCGCTTCGAGCAGCACCTCGTCACCGGCTGA